One genomic region from Bos indicus isolate NIAB-ARS_2022 breed Sahiwal x Tharparkar chromosome 17, NIAB-ARS_B.indTharparkar_mat_pri_1.0, whole genome shotgun sequence encodes:
- the LOC109571051 gene encoding zinc finger protein 84 isoform X1 produces the protein MEYDGSCGFVIYGLYYVEGSFSFEDLSVDFTQKEWQLLDPHQKDLYKDVMLENYSSLVSLGYEVMKPGVILKLEQGEDPWTGDGEIPSSGSIDQVFQVNGHMTWHKDNKKFKNMKQDHECDALGKKFNLSMNFIPLRKSNKEGDIDGLILKHHLDFLIPKANYGRMEPADLNIFDKLFLHTKTEETDTWLKYYACDKVSYKKSQIIIYHRSRSGEKLYECSECRKRFSKKSSLIKHQSRHIREIAYGCGKCGKTFPQKSQFITHHRTHTGEKPYNCSQCGKAFSQKSQLTSHQRTHTGEKPYECGECGKAFSRKSHLISHWRTHTGEKPYGCTECGRAFSEKSNLINHQRIHTGEKPFECRECGKAFSRKSQLVTHHRTHTGTKPYGCSDCRKAFFEKSELIRHQTIHTGEKPYECSECGKAFRERSSLINHQRTHTGEKPHGCIQCGKAFSQKSHLLSHQMTHTGEKPFVCTKCGKAFSRKSQLVRHQRTHTGEKPYECSECGKAFSEKLSLTNHQRIHTGEKPYVCSECGKAFCQKSHLISHQRTHTGEKPYECSECGKAFGEKSSLATHQRTHTGEKPYACRDCEKAFSQKSQLNTHQRIHTGEKPYGCSLCQKAFFEKSELIRHQRTHTGEKPYECSECRKAFRERSSLINHQRTHTGEKPFECNDCGKAFSRKSHLIPHQRTHTGERPYSCSECRKAFSQKSQLVNHQRIHTGEKPFQCSECGKAFSQKSQLINHRRTHTVKKS, from the exons GGTATGAAGTTATGAAACCTGGTGTCATCCTTAAATTGGAGCAAGGAGAAGACCCATGGACAGGAGATGGAGAAATTCCAAGTTCAGGCTCAATAG atCAAGTCTTTCAAGTAAATGGTCACATGACTTGGCACAAGGATaacaagaagtttaaaaatatgaaacaagaTCATGAATGTGATGCACTTGGAAAAAAGTTTAATCTGAGCATGAACTTTATTCCTTTAAGGAAATCAAACAAAGAAGGTGACATAGAtggattaattttaaaacatcatttagaTTTTCTTATTCCGAAAGCAAACTATGGAAGAATGGAACCAGCTGACTTAAACATATTTGATAAATTATTTCTCCATACCAAGACTGAGGAAACTGATACTTGGTTAAAATACTATGCATGTGATAAAGTTAGCTATAAGAAGTCACAGATCATCATATATCACAGAAGTCGTTCAGGGGAGAAGCTCTATGAATGCAGTGAATGTAGGAAACGCTTCAGTAAGAAATCAAGTCTCATTAAACATCAGAGCAGACATATAAGAGAAATAGCCTATGGCTGTGGTAAATGTGGCAAGACTTTCCCCCAGAAGTCACAGTTTATTACACATCATAGAACTCATAcgggagagaaaccttacaattGTAGCCAGTGTGGGAAAGCCTTCTCCCAAAAGTCACAGCTGACATCCCATCAGAGGACacatacaggagagaaaccatatGAATGTGGTGAGTGTGGGAAAGCCTTCTCCCGGAAGTCACATCTCATATCACATTGgaggacacacacaggagagaagccctatggATGCACTGAATGTGGGAGGGCCTTTAGTGAAAAGTCAAATCTCATCAATCATCAAAGgattcatacaggagagaaaccttTTGAATGCAgagaatgtggaaaagccttcagcAGGAAGTCACAGCTTGTCACACATCACAGGACCCACACAGGAACAAAACCCTATGGATGTAGCGATTGTAGAAAAGCCTTCTTTGAGAAATCAGAGCTAATTAGACATCAAacaattcatactggagagaaaccctatgaatgcagtgaatgtgggaaagccttcagagAGAGGTCTAGTCTTATTAACCATCAGAGAACCCATACAGGAGAGAAGCCTCATGGATGCATCCAGTGTGGGAAAGCCTTTTCCCAGAAATCTCACCTCTTATCACATCAGATgacacacacaggagagaaacccttTGTATGCACTAAGTGTGGGAAGGCTTTCAGTAGGAAATCCCAGCTTGTCAGGCATCAGAGAACTCATACAGGTGAAAAACCCTAcgagtgcagtgaatgtgggaaagctttcAGTGAAAAATTAAGCCTCACTAATCACCAGAGAATTCATACAGGAGAAAAACCGTATGTGTGCAGTGAGTGTGGGAAAGCCTTTTGTCAGAAGTCACATCTCATATCACATCAgaggacacacacaggagagaaaccctatgaatgcagtgaatgtgggaaagcctttggTGAAAAGTCAAGCCTTGCAACACATCAGAGAACCCATACAGGAGAAAAACCTTATGCATGCAGGGACTGTGAAAAAGCCTTCTCCCAGAAGTCACAGCTCAATACTCACCAGAGaattcatacaggagagaaaccatatGGATGCAGTCTTTGTCAAAAAGCTTTCTTTGAAAAATCAGAACTAATTAGACATCAGAGAACTCATACAGGAGAAAAACCTTATGAATGCAGTGAATGTAGGAAAGCCTTCAGGGAGAGGTCAAGTCTCATAAATCATCAGAGGACacatacaggagagaaacccttTGAATGCAACGACTGTGGCAAAGCCTTCTCTAGGAAGTCACACCTCATACCACATCAGAGGACACACACGGGAGAGAGACCCTACAGTTGCAGTGAATGTAGAAAGGCCTTCTCTCAGAAGTCACAGCTTGTTAATCATCAGAGAATccatacaggagagaaaccttttcaatgcagtgaatgtgggaaagccttctcCCAAAAGTCACAGCTCATTAATCATCGGAGAACTCATACAGTAAAGAAATCCTAA
- the LOC109571051 gene encoding zinc finger protein 84 isoform X2, producing the protein MTMLQGSFSFEDLSVDFTQKEWQLLDPHQKDLYKDVMLENYSSLVSLGYEVMKPGVILKLEQGEDPWTGDGEIPSSGSIDQVFQVNGHMTWHKDNKKFKNMKQDHECDALGKKFNLSMNFIPLRKSNKEGDIDGLILKHHLDFLIPKANYGRMEPADLNIFDKLFLHTKTEETDTWLKYYACDKVSYKKSQIIIYHRSRSGEKLYECSECRKRFSKKSSLIKHQSRHIREIAYGCGKCGKTFPQKSQFITHHRTHTGEKPYNCSQCGKAFSQKSQLTSHQRTHTGEKPYECGECGKAFSRKSHLISHWRTHTGEKPYGCTECGRAFSEKSNLINHQRIHTGEKPFECRECGKAFSRKSQLVTHHRTHTGTKPYGCSDCRKAFFEKSELIRHQTIHTGEKPYECSECGKAFRERSSLINHQRTHTGEKPHGCIQCGKAFSQKSHLLSHQMTHTGEKPFVCTKCGKAFSRKSQLVRHQRTHTGEKPYECSECGKAFSEKLSLTNHQRIHTGEKPYVCSECGKAFCQKSHLISHQRTHTGEKPYECSECGKAFGEKSSLATHQRTHTGEKPYACRDCEKAFSQKSQLNTHQRIHTGEKPYGCSLCQKAFFEKSELIRHQRTHTGEKPYECSECRKAFRERSSLINHQRTHTGEKPFECNDCGKAFSRKSHLIPHQRTHTGERPYSCSECRKAFSQKSQLVNHQRIHTGEKPFQCSECGKAFSQKSQLINHRRTHTVKKS; encoded by the exons GGTATGAAGTTATGAAACCTGGTGTCATCCTTAAATTGGAGCAAGGAGAAGACCCATGGACAGGAGATGGAGAAATTCCAAGTTCAGGCTCAATAG atCAAGTCTTTCAAGTAAATGGTCACATGACTTGGCACAAGGATaacaagaagtttaaaaatatgaaacaagaTCATGAATGTGATGCACTTGGAAAAAAGTTTAATCTGAGCATGAACTTTATTCCTTTAAGGAAATCAAACAAAGAAGGTGACATAGAtggattaattttaaaacatcatttagaTTTTCTTATTCCGAAAGCAAACTATGGAAGAATGGAACCAGCTGACTTAAACATATTTGATAAATTATTTCTCCATACCAAGACTGAGGAAACTGATACTTGGTTAAAATACTATGCATGTGATAAAGTTAGCTATAAGAAGTCACAGATCATCATATATCACAGAAGTCGTTCAGGGGAGAAGCTCTATGAATGCAGTGAATGTAGGAAACGCTTCAGTAAGAAATCAAGTCTCATTAAACATCAGAGCAGACATATAAGAGAAATAGCCTATGGCTGTGGTAAATGTGGCAAGACTTTCCCCCAGAAGTCACAGTTTATTACACATCATAGAACTCATAcgggagagaaaccttacaattGTAGCCAGTGTGGGAAAGCCTTCTCCCAAAAGTCACAGCTGACATCCCATCAGAGGACacatacaggagagaaaccatatGAATGTGGTGAGTGTGGGAAAGCCTTCTCCCGGAAGTCACATCTCATATCACATTGgaggacacacacaggagagaagccctatggATGCACTGAATGTGGGAGGGCCTTTAGTGAAAAGTCAAATCTCATCAATCATCAAAGgattcatacaggagagaaaccttTTGAATGCAgagaatgtggaaaagccttcagcAGGAAGTCACAGCTTGTCACACATCACAGGACCCACACAGGAACAAAACCCTATGGATGTAGCGATTGTAGAAAAGCCTTCTTTGAGAAATCAGAGCTAATTAGACATCAAacaattcatactggagagaaaccctatgaatgcagtgaatgtgggaaagccttcagagAGAGGTCTAGTCTTATTAACCATCAGAGAACCCATACAGGAGAGAAGCCTCATGGATGCATCCAGTGTGGGAAAGCCTTTTCCCAGAAATCTCACCTCTTATCACATCAGATgacacacacaggagagaaacccttTGTATGCACTAAGTGTGGGAAGGCTTTCAGTAGGAAATCCCAGCTTGTCAGGCATCAGAGAACTCATACAGGTGAAAAACCCTAcgagtgcagtgaatgtgggaaagctttcAGTGAAAAATTAAGCCTCACTAATCACCAGAGAATTCATACAGGAGAAAAACCGTATGTGTGCAGTGAGTGTGGGAAAGCCTTTTGTCAGAAGTCACATCTCATATCACATCAgaggacacacacaggagagaaaccctatgaatgcagtgaatgtgggaaagcctttggTGAAAAGTCAAGCCTTGCAACACATCAGAGAACCCATACAGGAGAAAAACCTTATGCATGCAGGGACTGTGAAAAAGCCTTCTCCCAGAAGTCACAGCTCAATACTCACCAGAGaattcatacaggagagaaaccatatGGATGCAGTCTTTGTCAAAAAGCTTTCTTTGAAAAATCAGAACTAATTAGACATCAGAGAACTCATACAGGAGAAAAACCTTATGAATGCAGTGAATGTAGGAAAGCCTTCAGGGAGAGGTCAAGTCTCATAAATCATCAGAGGACacatacaggagagaaacccttTGAATGCAACGACTGTGGCAAAGCCTTCTCTAGGAAGTCACACCTCATACCACATCAGAGGACACACACGGGAGAGAGACCCTACAGTTGCAGTGAATGTAGAAAGGCCTTCTCTCAGAAGTCACAGCTTGTTAATCATCAGAGAATccatacaggagagaaaccttttcaatgcagtgaatgtgggaaagccttctcCCAAAAGTCACAGCTCATTAATCATCGGAGAACTCATACAGTAAAGAAATCCTAA
- the LOC109571051 gene encoding zinc finger protein 84 isoform X3, giving the protein MLENYSSLVSLGYEVMKPGVILKLEQGEDPWTGDGEIPSSGSIDQVFQVNGHMTWHKDNKKFKNMKQDHECDALGKKFNLSMNFIPLRKSNKEGDIDGLILKHHLDFLIPKANYGRMEPADLNIFDKLFLHTKTEETDTWLKYYACDKVSYKKSQIIIYHRSRSGEKLYECSECRKRFSKKSSLIKHQSRHIREIAYGCGKCGKTFPQKSQFITHHRTHTGEKPYNCSQCGKAFSQKSQLTSHQRTHTGEKPYECGECGKAFSRKSHLISHWRTHTGEKPYGCTECGRAFSEKSNLINHQRIHTGEKPFECRECGKAFSRKSQLVTHHRTHTGTKPYGCSDCRKAFFEKSELIRHQTIHTGEKPYECSECGKAFRERSSLINHQRTHTGEKPHGCIQCGKAFSQKSHLLSHQMTHTGEKPFVCTKCGKAFSRKSQLVRHQRTHTGEKPYECSECGKAFSEKLSLTNHQRIHTGEKPYVCSECGKAFCQKSHLISHQRTHTGEKPYECSECGKAFGEKSSLATHQRTHTGEKPYACRDCEKAFSQKSQLNTHQRIHTGEKPYGCSLCQKAFFEKSELIRHQRTHTGEKPYECSECRKAFRERSSLINHQRTHTGEKPFECNDCGKAFSRKSHLIPHQRTHTGERPYSCSECRKAFSQKSQLVNHQRIHTGEKPFQCSECGKAFSQKSQLINHRRTHTVKKS; this is encoded by the exons GGTATGAAGTTATGAAACCTGGTGTCATCCTTAAATTGGAGCAAGGAGAAGACCCATGGACAGGAGATGGAGAAATTCCAAGTTCAGGCTCAATAG atCAAGTCTTTCAAGTAAATGGTCACATGACTTGGCACAAGGATaacaagaagtttaaaaatatgaaacaagaTCATGAATGTGATGCACTTGGAAAAAAGTTTAATCTGAGCATGAACTTTATTCCTTTAAGGAAATCAAACAAAGAAGGTGACATAGAtggattaattttaaaacatcatttagaTTTTCTTATTCCGAAAGCAAACTATGGAAGAATGGAACCAGCTGACTTAAACATATTTGATAAATTATTTCTCCATACCAAGACTGAGGAAACTGATACTTGGTTAAAATACTATGCATGTGATAAAGTTAGCTATAAGAAGTCACAGATCATCATATATCACAGAAGTCGTTCAGGGGAGAAGCTCTATGAATGCAGTGAATGTAGGAAACGCTTCAGTAAGAAATCAAGTCTCATTAAACATCAGAGCAGACATATAAGAGAAATAGCCTATGGCTGTGGTAAATGTGGCAAGACTTTCCCCCAGAAGTCACAGTTTATTACACATCATAGAACTCATAcgggagagaaaccttacaattGTAGCCAGTGTGGGAAAGCCTTCTCCCAAAAGTCACAGCTGACATCCCATCAGAGGACacatacaggagagaaaccatatGAATGTGGTGAGTGTGGGAAAGCCTTCTCCCGGAAGTCACATCTCATATCACATTGgaggacacacacaggagagaagccctatggATGCACTGAATGTGGGAGGGCCTTTAGTGAAAAGTCAAATCTCATCAATCATCAAAGgattcatacaggagagaaaccttTTGAATGCAgagaatgtggaaaagccttcagcAGGAAGTCACAGCTTGTCACACATCACAGGACCCACACAGGAACAAAACCCTATGGATGTAGCGATTGTAGAAAAGCCTTCTTTGAGAAATCAGAGCTAATTAGACATCAAacaattcatactggagagaaaccctatgaatgcagtgaatgtgggaaagccttcagagAGAGGTCTAGTCTTATTAACCATCAGAGAACCCATACAGGAGAGAAGCCTCATGGATGCATCCAGTGTGGGAAAGCCTTTTCCCAGAAATCTCACCTCTTATCACATCAGATgacacacacaggagagaaacccttTGTATGCACTAAGTGTGGGAAGGCTTTCAGTAGGAAATCCCAGCTTGTCAGGCATCAGAGAACTCATACAGGTGAAAAACCCTAcgagtgcagtgaatgtgggaaagctttcAGTGAAAAATTAAGCCTCACTAATCACCAGAGAATTCATACAGGAGAAAAACCGTATGTGTGCAGTGAGTGTGGGAAAGCCTTTTGTCAGAAGTCACATCTCATATCACATCAgaggacacacacaggagagaaaccctatgaatgcagtgaatgtgggaaagcctttggTGAAAAGTCAAGCCTTGCAACACATCAGAGAACCCATACAGGAGAAAAACCTTATGCATGCAGGGACTGTGAAAAAGCCTTCTCCCAGAAGTCACAGCTCAATACTCACCAGAGaattcatacaggagagaaaccatatGGATGCAGTCTTTGTCAAAAAGCTTTCTTTGAAAAATCAGAACTAATTAGACATCAGAGAACTCATACAGGAGAAAAACCTTATGAATGCAGTGAATGTAGGAAAGCCTTCAGGGAGAGGTCAAGTCTCATAAATCATCAGAGGACacatacaggagagaaacccttTGAATGCAACGACTGTGGCAAAGCCTTCTCTAGGAAGTCACACCTCATACCACATCAGAGGACACACACGGGAGAGAGACCCTACAGTTGCAGTGAATGTAGAAAGGCCTTCTCTCAGAAGTCACAGCTTGTTAATCATCAGAGAATccatacaggagagaaaccttttcaatgcagtgaatgtgggaaagccttctcCCAAAAGTCACAGCTCATTAATCATCGGAGAACTCATACAGTAAAGAAATCCTAA